A single window of Verrucomicrobiia bacterium DNA harbors:
- a CDS encoding ligase-associated DNA damage response DEXH box helicase, producing the protein MEEQNLFNTPASQAAGEAALNQCLQWFKEHRWKPFDFQRETWADYLAGRGGLIHAPTGTGKTYAVAIPPLIEWLTENPDREQWPKEVPLRMLWITPLRALANDTAKSIRAPIEDLGLPWTVELRTGDTSSATRAKQRERFPTVLVTTPESLSLLLSYPGTREKMASLKSIVVDEWHDLLGTKRGVQTELCLARLRHWFPQLRTWGLSATLGNLDEALAVLMGQNAASARLISGDLKKRVAVETLLPKNLETFPWGGHLGLDLLPQVLKYLEKKQTTLLFTNTRSQTEIWFQALLKAKPAWENEIALHHGSIDRAAREEVEQRLRAGTIRCVVCTASLDLGVDFSPVEQVIQIGAPKGVARMLQRAGRSGHQPNAVSRIVCVPAHALELVEFAAVREAIAAGDLESRRPLEHPLDVLAQHLVTVALGSGFDEKEMLAEVRSSHAYRDLTDEEWRWCMDFVTLGGHALRAYPQYSRVRETNGLYGVPDEFIGRLHRMSVGTITSDSAVAVRVVRGPMLGTVEESFIGRFKPGDKFSFAGQTLELVRIRDMTAWVRRSKKMSGVVPQWMGGRMPLSSQLARVVRQKLSQANHGIFDGREMRAVEPVLKIQAHWSRIPEPDELLIERLQMRDGVHHFIFPFAGRLVHEGLAALVAHRVSKLFPASIAVTLNDYGFGLLSATALSLSDEDWQKVFSQENLLTDLLACLNSAELARRQFREIARIAGLVFQGYPGSGKTTRQLQSSSGLFYDVFTQYDPQNLLLEQARREVLERQLEVGRLNGTLGELKTMKIVRCETPRLTPLSFPLWASFVQANVTSEKWADRVKRMALQLQDVVAEEQAAAKK; encoded by the coding sequence ATGGAAGAGCAAAATTTATTCAATACGCCAGCAAGCCAAGCTGCTGGTGAAGCTGCTTTGAACCAATGTTTACAGTGGTTTAAGGAGCATCGTTGGAAGCCTTTTGATTTTCAACGTGAAACATGGGCAGATTATTTGGCGGGGCGGGGCGGATTGATTCACGCACCGACGGGCACGGGGAAAACCTACGCCGTTGCGATTCCGCCATTGATAGAATGGCTCACGGAAAATCCCGACCGGGAGCAGTGGCCGAAGGAAGTTCCGCTGCGCATGTTATGGATCACGCCGTTGCGCGCGCTGGCGAATGACACGGCGAAATCCATTCGCGCGCCGATTGAGGATTTGGGATTGCCGTGGACGGTGGAGTTGCGCACCGGCGATACATCCTCCGCCACGCGCGCGAAGCAACGCGAGCGTTTTCCCACGGTGCTGGTGACTACGCCAGAAAGTTTGTCGCTCCTGCTTTCGTATCCGGGCACGCGAGAGAAAATGGCGTCGCTCAAAAGCATTGTCGTGGACGAATGGCACGATCTTCTCGGCACGAAGCGCGGCGTGCAAACCGAGCTTTGCCTGGCGCGATTGCGCCATTGGTTTCCACAGCTTCGCACGTGGGGGCTTTCGGCGACGCTTGGGAATTTGGACGAGGCGCTTGCTGTCCTGATGGGGCAAAATGCCGCGTCCGCGCGGCTGATTTCGGGGGATCTGAAAAAACGCGTGGCCGTTGAAACCTTGCTGCCGAAAAATCTCGAGACGTTTCCGTGGGGCGGCCACCTGGGTTTGGATTTGCTGCCGCAGGTGTTGAAATATCTGGAGAAAAAACAGACGACGCTTTTGTTCACGAACACGCGTTCGCAAACGGAGATTTGGTTCCAGGCTTTGTTGAAAGCCAAGCCCGCGTGGGAGAATGAGATTGCGCTGCATCACGGTTCGATTGATCGCGCGGCTCGCGAGGAGGTTGAACAACGGTTGCGCGCGGGGACGATTCGGTGCGTCGTATGTACGGCGAGTTTGGATTTGGGCGTGGATTTTTCGCCGGTGGAGCAGGTGATCCAAATTGGCGCGCCGAAAGGCGTCGCGCGGATGCTGCAACGCGCGGGACGCAGCGGGCATCAGCCGAATGCGGTGAGCCGAATCGTGTGCGTGCCGGCGCATGCGCTCGAACTGGTGGAATTTGCCGCCGTGCGCGAGGCGATTGCGGCGGGGGATTTGGAATCGCGCCGGCCGCTGGAACATCCGCTGGACGTGCTCGCGCAACATCTCGTGACGGTCGCGCTGGGCAGCGGATTCGATGAAAAGGAAATGCTCGCGGAAGTGCGCAGCAGCCATGCGTATCGCGATCTCACGGATGAGGAGTGGCGCTGGTGCATGGACTTCGTGACGCTTGGCGGCCATGCGTTGCGCGCGTATCCGCAATACTCGCGCGTGCGCGAAACGAACGGGCTTTATGGCGTGCCTGACGAATTCATCGGGCGGCTGCATCGCATGTCCGTCGGCACGATCACGAGCGATAGCGCGGTCGCGGTGCGCGTCGTGCGCGGGCCGATGCTCGGCACGGTTGAAGAATCGTTCATCGGGCGATTCAAGCCGGGTGATAAATTTTCGTTTGCGGGACAAACATTGGAACTCGTGCGCATTCGCGACATGACCGCGTGGGTGCGGCGCTCGAAGAAAATGAGCGGCGTGGTTCCGCAATGGATGGGCGGGCGAATGCCCCTTTCATCCCAACTTGCGCGCGTGGTGCGGCAAAAACTTTCGCAGGCGAACCATGGGATTTTTGACGGGCGCGAGATGCGCGCGGTCGAGCCGGTTTTAAAAATCCAGGCGCACTGGTCGCGTATTCCTGAGCCGGATGAATTGCTGATCGAGCGATTGCAGATGCGCGATGGCGTGCATCATTTTATTTTTCCCTTCGCGGGGCGGTTGGTGCATGAAGGGCTCGCGGCGTTGGTGGCGCATCGCGTCTCGAAACTTTTTCCGGCTTCTATCGCGGTGACGTTGAACGATTACGGGTTTGGTTTGTTGTCAGCGACGGCGCTTTCATTGAGCGATGAAGATTGGCAAAAGGTTTTTTCGCAGGAGAATCTTTTGACGGATTTGCTTGCGTGTTTGAACTCGGCGGAACTGGCGCGCAGGCAATTTCGCGAGATCGCGCGCATCGCCGGGCTCGTGTTCCAGGGTTATCCCGGCAGCGGCAAGACCACGCGGCAGTTGCAATCTTCCAGCGGACTTTTTTACGATGTCTTCACGCAATACGATCCGCAGAATTTGTTGCTCGAACAGGCGCGGCGAGAAGTTTTGGAACGCCAGCTTGAAGTGGGCCGGCTCAACGGAACGCTGGGCGAATTGAAGACGATGAAAATTGTGCGCTGTGAGACGCCGCGGCTTACGCCACTTTCGTTTCCGCTGTGGGCGTCTTTCGTGCAGGCGAACGTGACTTCGGAAAAATGGGCTGACCGCGTCAAGCGGATGGCGTTACAGTTGCAGGACGTCGTCGCGGAAGAACAGGCGGCGGCAAAGAAATGA
- a CDS encoding NifU family protein, whose product MNAILALTSIPSKLDGPAGDAAHFPQVETKSRGRRIQELTGKISSLQDTQARELLRECLESVLELHEDGLRRIMQLLKNAGAAGRELSDGLLRDGVIRGLLLIHGLHPVPLEKRLLEALDRVRPFMQSQGGNVELITFENNHARLRVRSECQDFPSSSLTMELAVREAVEEACPDLLRFEVEAVLMQPPIAGVAPTEPLHWIVLEDLGELDEGEMRSIELEDAPVLVVKTGGNLYAYRNLCPACGTRLDEGTLKLNILKCRRGHEFDARRAGMCPHRREIHLELFPLLTANDAVKISVEPFSK is encoded by the coding sequence ATGAATGCGATTTTAGCCCTCACCTCTATTCCGTCGAAGTTGGACGGACCGGCGGGTGATGCGGCGCACTTCCCGCAAGTCGAAACGAAATCGCGTGGCCGGCGCATCCAGGAATTGACCGGCAAAATCAGTTCGCTTCAGGATACCCAGGCGCGCGAGCTTTTGCGGGAGTGTTTGGAATCGGTTTTGGAACTGCACGAAGACGGGCTGAGACGGATCATGCAACTGCTCAAGAACGCGGGCGCGGCGGGCAGGGAGTTGAGCGATGGGTTGTTGCGCGATGGTGTCATCCGGGGATTGCTGTTGATTCATGGATTACATCCGGTGCCGCTGGAAAAGCGATTGCTTGAGGCGTTGGATCGGGTGCGTCCCTTCATGCAAAGCCAGGGCGGGAACGTGGAACTCATCACGTTTGAAAACAATCACGCGCGATTGCGGGTGCGAAGCGAATGCCAGGATTTTCCGTCCTCTTCGCTGACAATGGAATTGGCAGTGCGCGAGGCGGTGGAAGAAGCATGCCCGGATTTGCTGAGATTCGAAGTTGAAGCCGTGCTGATGCAGCCACCCATTGCCGGAGTTGCGCCGACGGAGCCTTTGCATTGGATCGTGCTGGAGGATTTGGGTGAACTCGATGAAGGCGAGATGCGATCCATTGAATTAGAAGATGCGCCGGTGCTGGTGGTGAAGACCGGCGGGAATCTTTATGCGTATCGCAATCTTTGTCCGGCGTGCGGTACGCGGCTTGACGAGGGGACGTTAAAACTGAATATCTTGAAATGCCGCCGAGGACATGAATTCGACGCGCGCCGCGCGGGCATGTGCCCACACCGGCGGGAGATTCATCTCGAGTTGTTTCCGTTGCTGACGGCGAATGACGCGGTAAAAATTTCGGTGGAACCATTTTCTAAATAA
- the pdeM gene encoding ligase-associated DNA damage response endonuclease PdeM produces MMLEIDCAGERLALLAEKAVFWPRERAMIIADLHLGKPAAFRRAGVAVPEGTTLGDLERLDKILRETDSRRLIVLGDFFHARAGLQPEMLDTVAAWREQNAALEIILIPGNHDRKSGSPPALWRVLETEECWSRPPFLFCHEPHAEPESYMLSGHLHPAIVLREAYGGGVRAPCFCFGKRSAILPAFGSFTGMSNLQPQRGDRIFAISRVDNEVMELTVPSR; encoded by the coding sequence ATGATGCTGGAAATTGATTGTGCGGGCGAACGGCTGGCGTTGCTGGCGGAGAAGGCGGTTTTTTGGCCGCGCGAACGGGCGATGATCATCGCCGATTTGCATTTAGGGAAACCCGCGGCGTTTCGCAGGGCGGGCGTGGCCGTGCCGGAAGGGACCACGCTTGGGGATCTGGAACGCCTGGATAAAATTTTGCGCGAAACCGATAGCCGCCGCCTCATTGTGCTGGGAGATTTTTTTCATGCGCGGGCCGGGTTGCAACCGGAGATGCTGGACACCGTCGCCGCGTGGCGCGAACAAAACGCCGCGCTGGAAATCATTTTGATTCCCGGAAACCACGACAGGAAATCGGGATCGCCGCCGGCTTTGTGGCGCGTTTTGGAGACGGAGGAATGCTGGAGCCGCCCGCCGTTTTTATTTTGCCACGAGCCGCACGCGGAACCAGAAAGTTACATGCTGTCGGGCCATCTGCATCCGGCGATTGTTTTGCGCGAGGCTTACGGCGGCGGCGTCCGGGCGCCGTGCTTTTGTTTTGGTAAGCGCAGCGCGATTCTTCCGGCGTTCGGCAGTTTCACGGGCATGAGCAATTTACAACCGCAACGCGGCGACCGGATTTTTGCGATCAGCCGCGTGGATAATGAAGTGATGGAATTGACAGTGCCTTCGCGTTGA
- a CDS encoding DUF4142 domain-containing protein: MKQSSKLLSYITVGTLFALGQFTVAQAAENRGQLSEHDFSFVCKAAEGGNAEVSFSQVAVSKASDSAVRDFAQRMVTDHTKANHELTGLVSQKGATLPDAEPKKVEKETEKLQNLSGNDFDKAYMKIMLSDHEKTVKMFQKEADHGDDADLKGWVSKTLPTLQEHLSMAQTTEAAVKAKP; encoded by the coding sequence ATGAAACAGTCATCGAAACTTTTGAGTTATATCACAGTCGGAACTTTGTTCGCGCTGGGGCAGTTTACCGTGGCGCAGGCGGCGGAAAATCGTGGCCAGCTTTCGGAGCACGATTTTAGCTTCGTTTGCAAGGCTGCCGAGGGTGGCAATGCGGAAGTCAGCTTCAGCCAGGTTGCCGTGAGCAAGGCATCGGATTCGGCCGTGCGCGATTTTGCGCAACGGATGGTGACCGACCACACCAAGGCCAACCATGAATTGACCGGACTGGTGTCGCAGAAAGGCGCGACGCTGCCGGACGCCGAGCCGAAGAAAGTCGAAAAGGAGACGGAGAAATTGCAAAATCTTTCCGGCAACGATTTCGACAAGGCGTATATGAAGATCATGCTTAGCGACCACGAAAAAACGGTGAAAATGTTTCAGAAAGAAGCGGACCACGGGGACGACGCCGATTTGAAGGGCTGGGTTTCCAAGACGCTGCCGACCTTGCAGGAACATTTGAGCATGGCGCAGACGACGGAAGCCGCCGTGAAAGCGAAACCTTGA
- a CDS encoding hydrogenase maturation protease produces MPEKYPSIHEGTRMKILVAGIGNIFYGDDAFGCEVARELKRVKLPENVTVTDFGIRSYDLAYALTNDFDAIILVDATTRGQAPGTVYLIEPDMNHLNELDRTSVDAHSMDPVAVIQMAQSLGGGVRGKLFLVGCEPAMVENEDGALELSEKVKAAIPGAMAMIGELIRELTGGKTKSSGLAPAVTKEV; encoded by the coding sequence GTGCCGGAAAAATACCCATCCATCCATGAAGGCACTCGCATGAAAATACTCGTCGCGGGCATTGGAAATATTTTTTACGGCGACGATGCCTTTGGCTGCGAAGTCGCGCGCGAATTGAAACGGGTGAAGCTTCCTGAAAATGTGACGGTCACGGACTTCGGCATTCGCAGTTACGATCTGGCTTATGCGCTGACGAATGATTTTGATGCGATCATTCTGGTGGATGCCACGACGCGCGGCCAGGCGCCGGGGACGGTTTATCTGATCGAGCCGGATATGAACCATTTGAACGAACTTGACCGCACTTCGGTGGATGCGCATTCGATGGATCCGGTCGCGGTGATACAAATGGCGCAATCGCTCGGCGGTGGCGTGCGGGGGAAATTATTTTTGGTTGGCTGTGAACCGGCGATGGTTGAGAACGAGGACGGTGCGCTGGAATTGAGCGAGAAAGTGAAAGCGGCAATACCAGGCGCGATGGCAATGATTGGTGAATTGATCCGGGAACTTACTGGCGGAAAAACGAAATCGTCCGGCCTTGCTCCGGCGGTAACAAAAGAAGTTTAG
- a CDS encoding HypC/HybG/HupF family hydrogenase formation chaperone has protein sequence MCLAIPGKVIEIANDAEGLRMARTNFGGVVKQICLTYMPEVQVGDYVLVHVGVAIGKVDEAEAERTYKALEELGQLEELEPPDIEALARERGNSP, from the coding sequence ATGTGCCTGGCCATACCTGGGAAGGTGATCGAAATCGCTAACGATGCCGAGGGTTTGCGCATGGCGCGAACAAACTTCGGCGGGGTGGTCAAACAAATCTGCCTTACATACATGCCGGAGGTGCAAGTCGGCGATTACGTGCTGGTGCATGTGGGCGTGGCGATTGGGAAAGTGGATGAGGCGGAGGCGGAACGCACTTACAAGGCGCTGGAAGAACTTGGGCAGCTTGAGGAATTGGAGCCGCCGGACATTGAGGCGCTCGCGCGCGAGCGAGGGAATTCCCCATGA
- a CDS encoding ligase-associated DNA damage response exonuclease, with the protein MLLQNTERGLYCVAGDFYIDPWRPVDMAVITHGHSDHARPGSRQYLTETTGREILQVRLGADARIETHAYGETFSRNGVKVSLHPAGHILGSAQVRIEHGGEVCVVSGDYKLENDGISQPFELVRCNMFVTESTFGLPIYQWRPQADIFREINDWWRQNQMEKRTSVLFCYSLGKAQRLLTGLDANLGPIFLHGAMERFLPAYRAAGVKLPPTAKADADTVKSAEGKGFILAPGSADNSPWLRKFGDISTAFASGWMQIRGPRRRRSLDRGFVLSDHADWDGLCQTVEATGAETVWVTHGYTNAFARYLREKGIAAEAIETRFAGELDEEADKPEETPAAEVTETATEPS; encoded by the coding sequence ATGCTTTTGCAGAATACAGAACGCGGACTTTACTGCGTTGCGGGCGATTTCTACATTGACCCGTGGCGACCAGTGGACATGGCCGTCATCACTCACGGCCACTCGGATCACGCGCGTCCCGGTTCGCGGCAATATCTTACGGAAACCACTGGACGAGAGATTTTGCAGGTGCGCCTCGGTGCCGACGCCCGCATTGAGACGCATGCTTATGGAGAAACTTTTTCGCGCAACGGCGTCAAGGTTTCACTGCATCCCGCCGGTCACATTCTTGGTTCGGCGCAGGTGCGCATTGAACACGGCGGCGAAGTGTGTGTGGTCAGTGGCGATTATAAATTGGAGAACGACGGCATCTCGCAGCCGTTCGAGCTGGTTCGTTGCAATATGTTCGTGACGGAATCCACTTTTGGCCTGCCCATCTATCAATGGCGGCCACAGGCGGACATTTTTCGCGAGATCAACGATTGGTGGCGGCAAAACCAAATGGAAAAACGCACGAGCGTTTTGTTTTGTTATTCGCTCGGCAAGGCGCAACGCCTTTTGACGGGGCTCGATGCGAACCTCGGGCCGATTTTTTTGCACGGCGCGATGGAACGATTTTTGCCCGCATATCGCGCTGCCGGCGTGAAGTTGCCGCCGACGGCCAAAGCGGACGCTGACACGGTGAAAAGTGCTGAAGGCAAAGGATTCATTCTCGCGCCGGGTTCGGCGGACAATTCGCCGTGGCTGCGAAAGTTTGGCGACATCTCGACTGCCTTCGCCTCGGGGTGGATGCAAATTCGTGGGCCGCGCCGTCGCCGTTCGCTCGACCGGGGATTTGTACTGTCCGATCACGCCGATTGGGATGGATTGTGCCAAACTGTGGAGGCCACCGGCGCGGAAACGGTTTGGGTCACGCACGGATATACGAACGCATTCGCGCGCTACTTACGTGAAAAGGGAATCGCGGCTGAGGCCATCGAAACGCGTTTTGCCGGCGAGTTGGATGAGGAAGCGGATAAACCAGAAGAAACGCCCGCCGCCGAGGTGACCGAGACAGCCACCGAGCCATCGTGA
- a CDS encoding type 1 glutamine amidotransferase domain-containing protein: MKTELKGKRIAILVANGFEQSELEGPNEALKEAGAETDIISPENGKVKGWDETDYGKEFDVDVKLKDAKSGDYDALVLPGGVMNPDKLRTLPLAVRFVREFFDAHKPVAAICHGPQTLIEAGVVNGRKMTSYPSIKTDLINAGASWVDEKVVVDEGLITSRKPDDIPAFNKKMIEEFA, from the coding sequence ATGAAAACCGAATTGAAAGGCAAACGGATCGCGATACTCGTCGCGAACGGTTTTGAACAAAGCGAATTGGAAGGGCCGAATGAAGCCTTGAAGGAGGCCGGCGCTGAGACCGATATCATCTCGCCAGAGAACGGAAAGGTCAAAGGGTGGGATGAAACGGACTATGGCAAAGAATTCGACGTGGATGTGAAATTGAAGGATGCCAAAAGCGGCGATTACGACGCCCTAGTGCTGCCGGGCGGCGTGATGAATCCCGATAAATTGCGCACGCTGCCCCTGGCGGTGAGATTTGTGCGGGAGTTTTTTGACGCGCATAAACCGGTGGCAGCAATTTGTCACGGGCCGCAGACGCTCATCGAAGCGGGTGTCGTGAACGGACGAAAAATGACGTCGTATCCTTCCATCAAAACGGACTTGATCAACGCGGGCGCAAGTTGGGTGGACGAAAAAGTTGTCGTAGATGAAGGCTTGATCACCAGCCGGAAGCCGGATGATATTCCGGCTTTCAACAAAAAGATGATTGAAGAATTCGCCTGA
- a CDS encoding ATP-dependent DNA ligase (catalyzes the ATP-dependent formation of a phosphodiester at the site of a single strand break in duplex DNA) — protein sequence MKRFTQLFCELDQTTRTNEKVAALESYFREAPPADAAWALQFLCGRTLPRAVPTKTLWQLTAEETNLPEWLIDECYDAVGDMAEAMALLMRDPGEGSKLSLSQIVEQRLVPLRSLSELARRELLRRTWRELKTSERLVWNKLITGNFRIGVARTLVIRALAAVANVDPAIMAHRVLGSWQPTPEDFQRLMSSADGVVETAKPYPFFLASPIEIKIKRGEDISSLGDVRDWFAEWKWDGIRAQLIRRGDDTLVWSRGDEMVTDSFPEIVEAGANLPPGTVLDGEILAWQNDRPLPFGKLQRRLGRKKVGVRTRSEFPIVFVAYDLLELDGKDLRARPLVERRKNLEEIVAQVTAEASQKTIGIAMPSLETPLLPGLEIGNSVHEDLALKPVFPLRLSPLVEVQSWEELARLQTEARARGVEGLMLKKKDSLYGVGRQRGDWWKWKIDPFVIDAVLICAQLGHGRRASLYTDYTFGLWDQGQLVPVAKAYSGLTDEEILQVDNFVRHNTTGKFGPVRTVAPAQVFEIAFEAIQKSTRHKSGVAVRFPRMSRWRQDKKPEEADTLDNLRALANFEDAA from the coding sequence GTGAAACGGTTCACCCAATTATTTTGTGAGTTGGATCAAACGACGCGCACGAATGAAAAAGTCGCCGCGCTGGAAAGTTATTTTCGTGAAGCGCCGCCCGCCGATGCCGCGTGGGCTTTGCAATTTCTTTGCGGCCGCACTTTGCCGCGAGCCGTGCCCACCAAAACGCTTTGGCAACTGACCGCCGAGGAAACGAATCTGCCGGAGTGGTTGATTGACGAATGCTATGACGCCGTCGGCGACATGGCCGAGGCGATGGCGCTGCTGATGCGCGACCCAGGCGAAGGTTCCAAACTTTCGCTTTCGCAAATTGTGGAGCAACGGCTGGTTCCCTTGCGCTCATTATCGGAGTTGGCGCGGCGCGAATTGTTGCGGCGGACGTGGCGTGAACTCAAAACCAGCGAACGGCTGGTATGGAACAAACTCATCACGGGAAATTTTCGCATTGGCGTGGCGCGCACGCTGGTCATCCGCGCTTTGGCGGCGGTCGCGAACGTGGACCCGGCGATCATGGCGCATCGCGTTCTCGGTTCGTGGCAGCCGACGCCCGAGGATTTTCAGCGGTTGATGAGCAGCGCGGATGGCGTCGTGGAAACCGCCAAGCCGTATCCATTTTTTTTGGCGTCGCCGATCGAAATCAAAATCAAACGTGGTGAGGATATTTCATCGCTTGGTGATGTGCGCGATTGGTTCGCTGAATGGAAATGGGATGGCATCCGCGCGCAACTAATCCGCCGTGGCGATGATACGCTGGTGTGGTCGCGCGGGGATGAAATGGTCACGGATTCATTTCCGGAAATTGTGGAAGCGGGCGCGAACCTGCCGCCGGGCACGGTGCTGGATGGCGAAATTCTCGCGTGGCAAAATGATCGTCCGCTACCGTTCGGCAAACTGCAGCGACGTCTTGGCCGGAAAAAAGTCGGCGTGCGCACTCGCAGTGAATTTCCCATCGTTTTTGTTGCTTATGATTTGCTTGAATTGGATGGGAAGGATTTGCGCGCGCGCCCACTGGTCGAGCGAAGGAAAAATCTCGAAGAAATTGTCGCGCAAGTGACTGCCGAGGCGTCGCAGAAAACGATCGGGATCGCGATGCCATCTTTGGAAACGCCATTGTTGCCAGGATTGGAAATTGGGAATTCAGTTCACGAAGACCTTGCGCTCAAGCCAGTATTTCCATTGCGCCTCTCGCCATTGGTGGAGGTCCAATCCTGGGAGGAACTCGCGCGCCTGCAAACCGAAGCGCGTGCACGCGGAGTTGAAGGACTGATGCTGAAGAAAAAGGATTCTCTTTATGGCGTTGGGCGGCAGCGCGGCGATTGGTGGAAGTGGAAGATTGATCCGTTCGTGATTGATGCCGTTTTGATTTGCGCACAACTCGGCCACGGGCGCCGCGCGAGCCTTTACACCGATTATACTTTTGGTCTTTGGGATCAAGGCCAACTGGTCCCGGTTGCGAAAGCTTATTCGGGTTTAACTGATGAAGAAATTTTGCAGGTGGATAATTTCGTGCGGCACAACACGACCGGGAAATTTGGCCCGGTGCGAACCGTGGCGCCCGCGCAAGTTTTTGAAATCGCATTCGAGGCGATCCAAAAATCCACGCGCCACAAGTCCGGCGTGGCGGTCCGGTTCCCGCGCATGAGTCGCTGGCGGCAGGACAAGAAACCTGAGGAAGCCGATACGCTGGATAATTTGCGCGCACTTGCTAATTTTGAGGATGCGGCCTGA
- a CDS encoding FG-GAP-like repeat-containing protein, producing the protein MSLIAPETSSAAGFVQTLAATTITSTSAVLNASVNPGGIATSVSFEIGPTTNYGTTTFSTPIGSGSVTFTFTHLQTGLTPGATYHYRIVASSSAGVTNGDDISFVASASTVFSLASIALPPVGHGAIAWGDFDGDGKLDLLVTGENASFNNISQVWRNTGNNVFANLNATIAGVSSSAAAVGDMYNDGNQDIMLSGFAGVDGQGFPVRVTKLYRNLGGGSFSEVTTSLPGLDTGSISLGDMDNDGRLDVLLTGFGDSGAVAQVWHNQGNGTFANLNVPLSGVFYSSTAWGDFDGDGNQDFVIAGTTTDLNNDSICQVWRNLGNGTFANINANLPGVSQGAVAWGDFDGDGKLDLVITGFASNGPIAQIWRNLGNGTFANVNAGLTGVSESSVAVADFDNDGKLDIAITGVDANSNFVAQIWRNLGNNVFTNMSTGFTGLSFGTATWVDTDNDGRLDLVITGYDTNVNPVLALYHNNSPLANTNALRLGGVSKLANGFSHLKFNAPAGFSYRVQASSDMAHWTALGSSVATSSGTQEYNEVSTTNTARFYRVSNP; encoded by the coding sequence ATGAGTCTCATTGCGCCCGAAACCAGTTCTGCTGCGGGCTTCGTGCAGACTCTCGCCGCCACGACCATCACCTCCACCAGCGCGGTGTTGAATGCCTCGGTCAATCCCGGCGGTATCGCCACCTCGGTATCCTTTGAGATCGGTCCCACGACCAATTACGGGACCACTACGTTTTCCACGCCGATTGGTTCGGGATCGGTGACATTCACTTTCACGCACTTGCAGACGGGCCTCACTCCGGGCGCCACTTATCATTATCGTATTGTTGCCAGCAGTTCCGCAGGTGTTACCAATGGCGACGATATTTCGTTCGTGGCTTCCGCATCCACGGTCTTCAGTCTTGCGTCCATTGCTTTGCCGCCGGTGGGGCATGGCGCGATTGCGTGGGGAGATTTTGATGGCGACGGCAAACTCGATCTTCTGGTCACCGGCGAAAACGCGAGCTTCAATAATATCTCGCAGGTCTGGCGTAACACCGGCAATAATGTTTTTGCCAATCTCAACGCTACGATTGCCGGCGTCAGCAGCAGCGCGGCCGCAGTGGGAGATATGTATAATGATGGCAACCAGGACATCATGCTTTCCGGTTTCGCGGGGGTGGACGGACAGGGTTTTCCCGTGCGCGTGACCAAACTCTACCGCAATCTTGGCGGCGGATCTTTTAGTGAGGTGACGACTTCGCTTCCGGGGTTGGATACCGGTTCGATTTCGCTGGGCGACATGGATAATGACGGGCGGCTCGATGTTCTCCTTACCGGGTTCGGCGACAGCGGCGCCGTCGCGCAGGTGTGGCACAATCAAGGCAACGGAACTTTTGCCAACCTGAATGTTCCTTTGTCGGGGGTATTTTATAGTTCCACTGCGTGGGGAGATTTTGATGGAGACGGCAACCAGGATTTCGTCATCGCTGGGACGACTACGGATTTGAATAACGATTCTATTTGTCAGGTATGGCGCAATCTGGGCAACGGCACGTTCGCCAATATCAACGCCAATCTTCCGGGAGTTTCGCAGGGCGCAGTCGCGTGGGGCGATTTCGATGGCGATGGTAAACTTGACCTGGTCATCACTGGATTCGCGTCCAACGGACCGATCGCGCAAATCTGGCGCAATCTTGGCAATGGCACGTTCGCCAATGTGAATGCGGGACTTACCGGCGTGTCGGAGAGTTCAGTTGCCGTCGCAGATTTCGATAATGACGGGAAGCTGGACATTGCGATCACCGGTGTGGATGCGAACAGCAATTTCGTGGCGCAAATCTGGCGCAACCTCGGCAACAATGTTTTCACCAATATGTCCACCGGGTTCACCGGACTTTCCTTCGGCACGGCCACGTGGGTGGACACCGACAATGACGGACGTCTGGATCTGGTGATCACCGGTTATGATACCAACGTCAATCCCGTGCTCGCCCTTTATCACAACAACAGCCCGCTCGCGAACACGAACGCCTTGCGCCTCGGCGGGGTTTCCAAACTCGCGAATGGATTTTCGCACCTGAAATTTAATGCGCCCGCCGGGTTTAGTTACCGCGTTCAGGCATCGAGCGATATGGCGCATTGGACGGCGCTCGGCTCATCCGTGGCCACCAGCTCCGGCACTCAGGAATATAACGAAGTCAGCACAACGAACACCGCCCGCTTCTACCGCGTCTCGAATCCGTAA